The proteins below come from a single candidate division WOR-3 bacterium genomic window:
- the holA gene encoding DNA polymerase III subunit delta: MKREVKSSVAHKNPLNLPVEFFLRQIRAQKIAPVYILFGAEHPGKDEFVSILKSAGKFTLETIQINREDANKTDLLSEIIAKITTQSLWGDRILILIRDFQNLSPKYQQEILNRVKSLPMNYANTVVIESKYSREIGEMFNQCKLPLINFYELDTGGVHKYLHDIAKALGLLIDYDASKLLLDLVGTDFALLKSEIVKIKTFLGERHRITVDDVLSACGYTKESSLDDLINATFLRNKQDALSNLFQFKDDPKMPIIIVSSLANIAFQIMQVLLGTDTSTMGISKKRLVNLEKQSRLWTKEELSAFITELAEIDKQIKTGYPEPFVLLENLLVKTGKDFESSRVSVIN, translated from the coding sequence ATGAAGCGAGAAGTTAAATCGTCGGTTGCGCACAAAAATCCGCTGAATCTACCAGTAGAATTCTTTTTGCGACAGATTCGGGCACAGAAGATTGCGCCAGTTTATATTCTATTTGGTGCCGAGCATCCAGGCAAAGATGAGTTCGTTTCAATTCTAAAATCAGCCGGAAAATTTACCCTTGAAACTATTCAGATAAATCGGGAAGACGCTAATAAGACCGACTTGCTTTCGGAAATTATTGCCAAAATAACTACCCAATCACTCTGGGGAGACCGAATTTTGATACTGATACGAGATTTTCAGAATCTCTCACCAAAATACCAACAAGAAATTTTGAACCGAGTGAAATCTTTACCAATGAACTACGCAAATACTGTGGTGATTGAAAGTAAATATAGTCGAGAAATCGGAGAGATGTTTAATCAGTGTAAACTGCCTCTGATAAATTTTTATGAACTTGATACCGGCGGAGTTCATAAGTATCTGCACGATATAGCAAAAGCATTAGGCCTTCTAATTGATTATGATGCCAGTAAATTACTACTCGATTTGGTTGGCACAGATTTTGCGTTGCTCAAATCAGAAATTGTCAAAATCAAGACTTTTCTTGGCGAAAGGCATCGAATCACGGTCGACGATGTCCTGTCGGCTTGTGGTTATACCAAAGAAAGTAGTCTTGATGATTTGATTAATGCAACCTTTTTAAGAAATAAGCAAGATGCTTTAAGTAATCTGTTTCAGTTTAAGGATGACCCGAAAATGCCAATAATAATTGTCAGTAGTTTAGCCAATATCGCATTTCAAATTATGCAAGTCCTGTTGGGAACGGATACCAGCACAATGGGAATCAGCAAGAAACGATTAGTTAACTTAGAAAAACAGAGCCGATTATGGACAAAAGAAGAATTGAGTGCATTCATTACAGAATTAGCCGAAATTGATAAGCAGATTAAGACTGGTTATCCGGAACCATTTGTGCTATTAGAAAATTTATTAGTAAAGACCGGAAAAGATTTTGAGTCCAGCCGAGTTTCGGTGATTAATTAA
- the mltG gene encoding endolytic transglycosylase MltG, whose protein sequence is MIFSRRQYLLVFAFIIISATVVLCDARTKKQLNENKKKIIIYPGESAKSVATKLLENGIIRDQETFLFWAKILGCDKKIKSGRYYFNANTRALKVLRTLTTGGENKTLVVIPEGYTIKDIARILHNEGICSENDFIKECHNKTFLLTLNIKAGSAEGYLFPDSYDFIIPSDPKDIIRTMVNRFWQVYQEIHDHKPLDTVLIIASLVEKEAKLDSERPLIASVFYNRLKNKMPLQSCATVQYVLPVHKEQLSVEDTKINSPYNTYLHQGLPPTPICNPGKASLIAAIRPANTKYLYFAVNSNGKHFFSKTFSEHQKFLRSRKK, encoded by the coding sequence GTGATTTTTTCAAGAAGACAGTATCTTTTAGTTTTTGCCTTCATTATCATATCTGCTACCGTGGTGTTATGTGACGCAAGGACTAAAAAACAATTAAACGAAAATAAAAAAAAGATTATAATCTATCCGGGTGAATCGGCTAAGTCAGTTGCGACTAAATTGTTGGAAAATGGCATTATCCGAGACCAAGAAACTTTCTTATTTTGGGCAAAGATTTTAGGATGTGATAAAAAGATAAAATCAGGTCGTTATTACTTTAATGCTAACACAAGAGCACTTAAGGTATTAAGGACTCTAACAACTGGTGGTGAAAATAAAACGCTGGTCGTAATTCCTGAAGGTTATACAATAAAAGATATTGCCCGAATATTACATAACGAAGGAATCTGTTCGGAAAATGATTTTATTAAAGAATGCCACAATAAAACATTTCTTTTAACCTTAAATATAAAGGCAGGTTCGGCTGAAGGTTATCTATTTCCGGATTCCTATGACTTTATAATTCCATCTGACCCAAAAGATATTATTCGCACAATGGTCAATCGATTTTGGCAGGTCTATCAAGAGATTCATGACCATAAACCTTTGGACACAGTTTTAATCATTGCCTCATTAGTAGAGAAAGAGGCTAAATTAGATAGTGAACGACCATTAATTGCTTCAGTTTTTTATAATCGGTTGAAGAACAAAATGCCGTTACAATCATGTGCCACAGTTCAGTATGTTTTGCCGGTCCATAAAGAGCAATTGAGTGTTGAGGATACCAAAATTAATTCGCCATATAATACTTATCTTCATCAAGGATTACCACCAACACCAATCTGTAATCCGGGCAAAGCATCATTGATTGCGGCAATTAGACCGGCAAACACAAAGTATTTATATTTTGCCGTAAACTCTAATGGCAAACATTTCTTCTCCAAGACTTTTTCCGAACACCAGAAATTTCTACGCAGCCGGAAAAAATAA
- the ruvX gene encoding Holliday junction resolvase RuvX gives MGRILAIDYGKRNIGLAISDETKTIAYGIDGIHYKNEETAIEKLQIIIKEKNIEKIILGYPLAMSGKDTQMSQLVLEFKKVLEQKFNLPIILFDERFTTEISKRIIQERGKKSFSSKRLIDKLSAVVILQDYLTSIKK, from the coding sequence ATGGGCCGGATTTTAGCCATTGATTATGGCAAGAGAAATATTGGACTGGCAATCTCCGATGAAACAAAGACGATTGCTTATGGCATTGACGGCATTCATTATAAGAATGAAGAAACGGCAATTGAAAAATTACAAATCATCATTAAAGAAAAAAATATCGAAAAGATTATCTTGGGTTATCCTTTAGCAATGTCGGGAAAAGATACCCAAATGAGTCAATTGGTCTTAGAGTTCAAAAAAGTTTTGGAACAAAAATTTAATTTGCCGATAATCTTATTTGATGAAAGATTCACTACCGAAATATCAAAACGGATTATCCAAGAAAGAGGGAAGAAGTCTTTTTCTTCCAAAAGATTAATCGATAAACTATCCGCAGTGGTCATACTTCAAGATTATCTTACTTCGATAAAAAAGTGA
- a CDS encoding DUF1464 family protein, whose protein sequence is MKIIGIDPGTKSFDLFGVAFDNNKEKIFLDKTIPSEFVAKNPEILLDEIKNYFPVDAIVGPSGYGLPLTKLADCTEKMLEQMLPLEGEDTGGVSVNEGIKRLFFKMKAMKLPVYFTPGVIHLPTVPEYRKLNRLDMGTADKVCVVALAMKDQMERLQLRAGLTSFILLEMGFGFTAAISVIRGQIVDGLGGTSGFPGFLGTGHLDGELAIRIGRQRQGVLFTGGVQSLTKNPIKDINEIAKHKQILSLLIESALKDIACLLVTNLNPYEIIISGRLSRVPAIYEHLMRQLYRRFPKIAKHRLQRKAKVAKEAAEGAVILGAGILGVKYTDIFKVMAIAKSKGTMYDYIRLKIEAEK, encoded by the coding sequence ATGAAAATTATCGGTATTGACCCGGGTACTAAAAGTTTTGATTTATTTGGTGTCGCATTTGATAACAACAAAGAAAAGATTTTTTTGGACAAGACCATCCCTTCAGAATTTGTTGCAAAAAATCCAGAAATTTTATTAGATGAAATTAAAAATTATTTCCCAGTTGATGCGATTGTTGGTCCTTCAGGATATGGTTTACCTTTGACGAAACTTGCTGATTGCACAGAAAAGATGCTTGAGCAGATGTTACCCCTGGAAGGTGAAGATACCGGTGGTGTTTCGGTGAATGAAGGCATTAAAAGATTATTCTTTAAGATGAAAGCAATGAAATTACCGGTCTATTTTACTCCTGGTGTGATTCATTTACCAACAGTGCCAGAATACCGGAAGTTAAATCGGCTGGATATGGGAACTGCGGATAAAGTGTGTGTTGTTGCCTTAGCAATGAAGGACCAGATGGAGCGCTTGCAACTTCGTGCGGGGTTGACTTCCTTTATTTTACTCGAGATGGGTTTTGGTTTTACTGCGGCAATTTCGGTCATAAGAGGTCAAATTGTTGACGGTTTAGGCGGAACATCAGGGTTTCCCGGATTTCTGGGCACAGGTCATTTAGATGGCGAATTGGCAATTAGAATAGGTAGACAAAGACAAGGAGTTCTCTTTACAGGGGGAGTTCAAAGTTTGACAAAAAATCCAATAAAGGATATTAACGAAATCGCAAAACATAAACAAATACTATCACTATTAATTGAAAGCGCATTAAAAGATATTGCCTGTCTTTTAGTTACGAATTTGAATCCTTATGAAATAATCATTTCAGGAAGATTATCTCGAGTGCCAGCAATCTATGAGCATCTGATGCGACAATTGTATCGCCGGTTTCCCAAGATTGCTAAACATAGACTTCAGCGCAAAGCAAAAGTTGCTAAAGAGGCCGCTGAAGGCGCAGTGATTTTAGGTGCGGGTATTTTAGGTGTAAAATATACAGATATTTTTAAGGTTATGGCAATTGCTAAAAGTAAAGGCACGATGTATGATTATATCAGACTAAAAATTGAGGCTGAGAAATGA
- a CDS encoding radical SAM protein, protein MNYLKKDYFPSNPIFIDWAITSQCYLSCTHCRYQGLRSFNKELATNETIELATEIDAISPNWVLIEGGEPFLRKDIFKIIEILRSDKRPIYIISSGNGFEPPYAETCQKLDVKILLSLDSAKKATYEKIRQGASYEKVMRAIEICLSYKILDSINFTLQEINTTPEEIMAIGRLANELNINSINFLGFKPNILQQVSPIPNLSSVFAEIVEIKEKYSIKVTVDEPFFNPWLKKYQCLMSNNQDKNNGPIVVEEKSGCIFGEYVFIEPDGTIKPCSFSAMSYQELDKDLLRKIQDKRNRKGKCAKCEYQLECGGCRTRTYALTKNWFESDPFCPL, encoded by the coding sequence ATGAACTACCTTAAAAAAGATTATTTTCCCTCTAACCCGATTTTTATTGATTGGGCGATAACGAGTCAATGTTATCTTTCTTGTACCCATTGTCGTTATCAAGGACTACGTTCTTTTAATAAAGAACTGGCAACAAACGAAACAATAGAATTGGCAACTGAGATTGATGCGATTAGTCCCAACTGGGTTTTAATTGAAGGTGGTGAACCATTTTTACGAAAGGACATATTTAAGATTATCGAAATATTAAGGTCAGATAAACGACCAATCTACATTATTAGTTCAGGAAATGGTTTTGAGCCTCCGTATGCGGAAACATGCCAAAAATTAGATGTTAAAATTTTGCTTAGTCTTGACAGTGCGAAAAAGGCTACTTATGAAAAGATTCGGCAAGGAGCAAGTTATGAAAAAGTGATGAGAGCAATTGAAATCTGTTTATCATATAAAATTTTAGATTCCATCAATTTTACCCTACAAGAAATTAATACCACTCCTGAAGAAATCATGGCAATTGGCAGGTTGGCAAATGAACTTAATATAAACTCAATAAACTTTCTTGGTTTTAAGCCTAATATACTTCAGCAGGTATCCCCGATTCCTAATTTATCTTCTGTATTTGCAGAAATTGTCGAGATTAAAGAAAAATACAGCATCAAAGTAACAGTCGATGAACCATTTTTTAATCCTTGGCTAAAGAAATATCAATGCTTAATGTCTAATAACCAAGACAAAAATAATGGTCCAATTGTCGTTGAAGAAAAGTCAGGATGTATCTTTGGCGAATATGTGTTTATTGAGCCAGATGGAACTATTAAACCTTGCAGTTTTTCCGCAATGAGTTATCAAGAACTGGATAAAGATTTACTTCGTAAAATTCAAGATAAAAGAAATCGCAAAGGCAAATGTGCCAAATGCGAATATCAATTGGAATGTGGTGGTTGTCGGACAAGGACCTACGCGTTGACTAAAAACTGGTTCGAATCGGACCCATTCTGTCCTTTATAA
- a CDS encoding YncE family protein — protein sequence MKRILLKIVLLIIWLVYINCQKNRPPGIPDTPSGPKFGRINITYQFVSSALDMEDERIAIRFDWGDGDTSDWSKFVPLGETVSMSHAWKTSDTFEVRAQAKDLKENKSVWSDKAVIYISSNRIPRTPFILTGPSSSFVNVFNDYTTLTLDADGDSIAYQFDWGDGTLSEWSNFMPCSIPVTMRKVWVTPGVYYIKSRAKDTKGEMSDWSYEYQVRINLTGCNFPNYVVGTISLGNNSNPEGIAALPNNNYVYVANYGNDSISVIQTSNNSVIGKFYVGENPYGLCVHPNGQYLYVTTKDDVTVIRTLDNLIVGQIPISQSPRNISILPNGEYIYVTRIDADSVAVIQTATNSVITSIPVGDMPWDVTPSANGEYVYVTNAGSNNISKIQVSTNTVIDVIPFARSPRAIVTHPNCQYLYVTDDRNSVSVISTLDNTVIATIRVGDNPTDVKVLDNGEYVYVVNQSENTVSVIRTLNNKLVALIPVGISPSKIAVLSNGTSVYVTNSIDNTVSVISR from the coding sequence ATGAAGCGAATCTTATTGAAAATCGTTCTTTTAATCATTTGGTTAGTCTATATTAATTGCCAAAAGAATCGACCGCCGGGGATTCCTGATACACCAAGCGGTCCCAAGTTCGGAAGAATAAATATTACATATCAATTTGTCTCGTCAGCCTTAGATATGGAAGATGAACGGATAGCAATTCGATTCGATTGGGGAGATGGCGATACTTCGGATTGGAGTAAATTTGTGCCTTTAGGAGAGACAGTTTCAATGAGTCATGCCTGGAAGACTTCAGATACTTTTGAAGTCAGAGCTCAAGCCAAAGACTTAAAAGAGAATAAATCGGTATGGTCAGACAAAGCAGTAATTTATATTTCATCAAATCGTATACCGCGAACACCTTTTATTTTAACTGGTCCGTCGTCAAGTTTTGTAAATGTCTTTAATGATTATACGACCTTAACATTAGATGCAGATGGTGATAGTATTGCTTATCAATTTGATTGGGGTGACGGAACTTTATCCGAATGGAGTAATTTTATGCCCTGTAGCATACCAGTAACAATGAGAAAAGTTTGGGTTACTCCAGGCGTATATTATATCAAAAGTCGGGCTAAGGACACTAAGGGAGAAATGAGTGATTGGTCTTATGAATATCAGGTCCGTATTAATTTAACTGGTTGTAATTTTCCTAATTATGTTGTAGGGACTATTTCCTTGGGAAATAATAGTAATCCAGAAGGCATCGCCGCTTTACCTAATAATAATTATGTATATGTTGCTAATTATGGTAATGACAGTATTAGTGTGATTCAAACATCAAATAATTCTGTGATTGGAAAATTTTATGTTGGTGAAAATCCTTATGGTCTTTGTGTGCATCCTAATGGTCAATACCTTTATGTCACAACAAAAGATGATGTTACCGTAATCAGAACCTTAGACAATCTTATTGTCGGACAAATTCCTATTAGCCAGTCGCCCAGAAATATTAGTATTTTACCAAATGGTGAGTATATTTATGTTACCAGAATTGATGCAGATAGTGTTGCAGTTATTCAGACTGCAACCAATTCGGTTATCACTTCAATACCTGTTGGCGATATGCCCTGGGATGTTACCCCCTCGGCAAATGGTGAGTATGTTTATGTAACTAATGCAGGAAGCAATAATATTAGTAAGATTCAAGTCAGCACTAACACGGTAATCGATGTCATACCTTTTGCGAGAAGCCCACGTGCGATTGTTACTCATCCTAATTGCCAATATCTTTATGTTACTGATGACCGAAATAGCGTTTCAGTAATTTCAACATTAGATAATACTGTTATTGCAACAATAAGAGTAGGAGACAATCCGACTGATGTTAAGGTGTTAGATAATGGAGAATATGTTTACGTGGTAAATCAAAGCGAAAATACAGTTTCAGTAATTAGAACATTGAATAATAAGTTAGTAGCATTGATTCCTGTTGGTATTTCGCCAAGTAAAATTGCAGTGTTAAGCAATGGTACATCTGTTTATGTAACCAATTCAATTGATAATACTGTTTCAGTTATTAGTCGCTAA
- a CDS encoding transcriptional repressor — MKALLKYFNDFCSKKGLNKSKPRDSVVNTFLQTENHISSYELYNRLLKQGNKIGYSTVYRTLKLLTEAGIARTIELGYETYFEHNYKHKHHDHFVCNQCGTIIEFASPTIERIQSQLAKKFNFVSEHHSLIIYGVCQQCQKK; from the coding sequence ATGAAAGCATTACTCAAATACTTTAATGATTTTTGCAGTAAAAAAGGACTAAATAAATCAAAACCACGAGACAGTGTCGTAAATACTTTTCTTCAAACTGAAAATCACATTAGTTCTTATGAACTTTATAATCGATTATTAAAACAAGGTAATAAAATTGGCTACAGCACAGTATATCGAACCTTAAAGTTATTAACTGAAGCCGGTATCGCACGCACGATAGAATTAGGCTACGAAACATATTTTGAACATAATTATAAACACAAACATCACGACCATTTTGTCTGTAATCAATGTGGCACGATTATTGAATTTGCCAGCCCAACCATTGAACGCATTCAGAGTCAACTCGCTAAAAAATTTAATTTCGTTTCGGAACATCACAGTCTAATTATTTATGGAGTTTGCCAACAATGCCAAAAGAAGTAG
- a CDS encoding ferrous iron transport protein A: MPKEVELVPLTQLESGETGIVTDILGSQETVKRLQAMGISPGVNICKISAMILHGPVVIRIKNTELALGFRMASKILVRKDGRFEN, translated from the coding sequence ATGCCAAAAGAAGTAGAATTAGTTCCTTTAACCCAATTAGAATCTGGTGAAACCGGTATTGTAACCGACATTCTCGGTAGCCAGGAAACAGTCAAACGTCTACAAGCAATGGGGATATCGCCAGGGGTGAATATATGTAAAATTAGTGCTATGATTTTACATGGACCAGTTGTCATCCGAATTAAAAACACTGAATTGGCATTAGGTTTTAGAATGGCAAGTAAAATATTAGTTAGGAAAGATGGACGCTTTGAAAATTAA
- a CDS encoding VOC family protein translates to MGIKFNLKWSMPNKKMDVKSASIGITQFQVVTFTVDNCLIAKFIDRREQGLHHIALEVDNLDEWVERLKEQ, encoded by the coding sequence ATGGGAATAAAATTTAATCTCAAATGGTCTATGCCCAATAAAAAAATGGATGTTAAGTCTGCTTCGATTGGCATTACTCAATTTCAAGTTGTTACATTTACTGTGGATAATTGCTTGATTGCAAAATTTATCGATCGTCGAGAACAAGGTCTGCATCACATTGCTTTAGAAGTAGATAATTTAGACGAATGGGTAGAACGGTTAAAAGAACAATGA
- a CDS encoding ferrous iron transporter B, whose translation MTILLVGNPNVGKSVIFSRLTGVKVIASNYPGTTVSFTKGYMKLDGESVEVIDVPGSYSLEPTCKAEEVACEMLNLGDIIINVIDATNLERHLNLTLQLLEQRKPMVIALNFWDETKHRGVKIDIKKLEEILGVPVVATSAIRGEGLSELKQKIKNAKIPDRVFVSSATRWKEIGEIVNSVQTVSHRHHTLAEHIGEIMIHPFWGLIIGAGIIYSAFRTVQFIGESLIKYLFDPMFNNLYAPLLMKLSAILQPTNLLHKLLIGELVNNTIDFKQSMGLLSTGIYVEIAMILPYIISFYFILSILEDVGYLPRLAIIADAVMHRLGLHGYAIIPMFLGLGCNVPGILATRILESKRERFIAATLISIAVPCAALQAMIVGLVGAQGIKYVTIIYFTLFCIWLTTGFILNRIVKGFSPDLVIEIPPYRLPLFSQLLKKLWYRVSSFLIEAVPFVFLGILIINLLYTFKIFEYIAPLSKFVVNKIWGLPPTVIVPILIGFLRKDVAVAMLGPLNLSAKQLVIGSTVLAIFFPCIATFVMLLKELGFKDMMKATLIMLITSLIVGSILNIVL comes from the coding sequence ATGACAATTCTTTTAGTCGGTAATCCTAATGTTGGCAAAAGTGTTATTTTTTCTCGATTGACTGGCGTTAAGGTTATTGCTTCTAATTACCCCGGGACAACCGTAAGTTTTACTAAAGGCTATATGAAACTCGATGGTGAAAGCGTTGAAGTAATTGATGTCCCAGGTTCATATTCTTTAGAACCAACCTGTAAAGCCGAAGAAGTCGCTTGTGAAATGTTAAACCTTGGAGATATCATTATTAATGTTATTGATGCAACAAATCTTGAACGACACCTAAATCTAACGTTACAACTACTGGAGCAAAGAAAACCTATGGTAATTGCCCTAAACTTTTGGGATGAAACTAAGCACCGAGGTGTAAAAATTGACATTAAAAAATTAGAAGAAATCTTAGGTGTTCCTGTTGTTGCTACATCAGCGATAAGAGGTGAAGGACTCAGTGAGTTAAAGCAGAAAATAAAGAATGCCAAGATACCTGACCGGGTTTTCGTCTCATCTGCTACGCGTTGGAAAGAAATCGGCGAAATCGTCAATTCAGTTCAGACTGTTAGCCACCGACATCATACACTTGCCGAGCATATCGGCGAAATAATGATTCATCCATTTTGGGGGCTTATCATAGGGGCTGGAATAATCTATTCCGCATTTCGAACTGTTCAGTTTATTGGCGAAAGTTTGATTAAGTATCTTTTTGACCCAATGTTTAATAATTTATATGCGCCATTACTTATGAAATTATCCGCAATTTTACAGCCAACCAATCTTCTCCATAAACTTTTGATTGGCGAACTGGTTAATAATACAATCGATTTTAAGCAATCTATGGGGCTACTATCTACTGGTATTTATGTTGAGATTGCAATGATTTTACCGTATATTATCTCATTTTATTTTATTCTCAGTATATTAGAGGATGTTGGATATTTACCTCGGTTAGCAATTATTGCGGATGCAGTTATGCATCGATTAGGATTACATGGTTATGCGATAATACCAATGTTTTTAGGACTCGGTTGTAATGTGCCTGGCATTTTAGCAACTCGTATCTTAGAAAGTAAACGCGAACGTTTCATTGCCGCAACACTTATTTCCATTGCAGTTCCTTGTGCCGCATTACAGGCAATGATTGTTGGTTTGGTCGGTGCTCAGGGAATTAAATATGTTACTATAATTTATTTTACACTCTTTTGTATCTGGCTGACAACCGGATTTATCTTAAACAGAATCGTTAAAGGTTTTAGTCCAGATTTAGTAATCGAAATTCCTCCGTATCGACTACCTTTATTTTCACAGCTACTAAAAAAACTCTGGTATCGTGTTTCTTCATTCTTAATTGAAGCCGTGCCTTTTGTATTTTTAGGTATCCTAATAATAAATCTACTTTACACTTTCAAAATATTCGAATATATTGCTCCGCTATCAAAATTTGTTGTAAATAAAATTTGGGGATTACCACCAACTGTGATCGTTCCAATATTGATTGGCTTCTTAAGAAAAGATGTTGCGGTGGCAATGTTAGGTCCGTTAAATCTTTCTGCCAAACAATTAGTAATCGGAAGCACTGTTTTGGCAATCTTCTTCCCTTGCATTGCAACCTTTGTAATGTTATTAAAAGAACTTGGTTTCAAAGATATGATGAAAGCAACTTTAATAATGCTTATAACTTCTTTGATTGTTGGCAGTATATTAAATATAGTTCTATAG
- a CDS encoding SLBB domain-containing protein: MLKILLTIFYLGQIAGSTPSTTTPSEVIGLESPIISEEYKLFPGDGLLVTITGKSNYSYHATVTYEGKITINLPVGSTISEQGLVIPRYDVVNTVKVSGLTLKSAQETLSNVFNNYLKSVSVKLTLLSMRQGAVFVSGEVQSPGVYYVSPVERVSQVINKAGGITPIGSKANIKLVRQGSENQTVDLDRFERTGDLANNPFIETGDIIIVPKVQGIVTVKGAVFGRGETKLRHSVLTTEKERISEGVYELKPNDRISDMIIKAGGITPWADLTAGYIERLDTNGKHRMKIPIDLYKIIFEQDSTKDLIMRNGDILVIPPLNTLVYVQGEVNRPGSFLFSPNLKSSDYIGQAAGPTNYANIRGAYLRRGQKKISLKKDPLVEPGDIIFVPRTTFKWWQDYVTIISAIAIPIATALLYLRVSP, from the coding sequence ATGCTTAAAATATTATTAACAATTTTTTATCTCGGACAGATTGCCGGGTCTACTCCGAGTACAACAACTCCATCCGAAGTAATTGGATTAGAATCACCAATTATTTCTGAAGAATATAAATTATTTCCCGGTGATGGTCTTTTAGTAACGATTACGGGTAAAAGCAATTATTCGTATCACGCAACAGTAACTTATGAGGGAAAAATAACAATCAATCTTCCCGTTGGCTCCACTATTAGTGAACAGGGTTTAGTTATACCACGCTACGATGTAGTCAATACGGTTAAAGTCTCAGGTTTAACATTGAAATCAGCGCAAGAAACATTATCTAATGTGTTTAATAATTATTTAAAATCAGTATCGGTAAAACTAACCCTGCTTTCAATGCGGCAAGGTGCGGTCTTTGTTAGCGGTGAAGTTCAAAGTCCTGGCGTCTATTATGTATCACCGGTTGAAAGAGTATCTCAGGTCATTAATAAAGCCGGTGGCATAACTCCTATTGGTTCAAAGGCGAATATCAAATTGGTTCGTCAAGGAAGTGAAAATCAAACAGTCGATTTGGATAGATTTGAACGAACCGGCGACTTAGCGAACAACCCTTTTATCGAAACCGGCGACATTATAATCGTTCCTAAAGTTCAAGGAATAGTTACTGTTAAAGGTGCAGTATTTGGCCGAGGTGAAACGAAACTTAGACATTCAGTTTTAACCACTGAGAAAGAGCGAATTTCTGAAGGTGTCTATGAGTTAAAACCAAATGACAGAATTTCTGATATGATAATTAAAGCCGGTGGGATTACTCCTTGGGCTGACCTGACCGCAGGTTATATTGAAAGATTGGACACGAATGGTAAACATCGGATGAAGATTCCGATTGATCTCTACAAAATAATTTTTGAGCAGGACTCAACAAAAGACTTGATTATGCGCAATGGCGATATTTTAGTGATACCGCCCTTAAATACATTAGTTTATGTTCAAGGTGAAGTTAACCGACCTGGTTCCTTTCTATTTTCACCTAATCTTAAAAGCAGTGATTATATTGGACAGGCAGCTGGTCCAACCAATTATGCTAATATCCGAGGTGCGTATTTGCGTCGAGGTCAGAAGAAAATTTCTCTAAAAAAAGACCCTTTAGTTGAACCTGGTGATATAATATTTGTTCCCAGAACTACCTTCAAATGGTGGCAGGATTATGTTACTATTATCAGCGCCATCGCAATTCCGATTGCTACCGCATTACTTTATTTACGGGTTTCTCCATAA